The Vicia villosa cultivar HV-30 ecotype Madison, WI unplaced genomic scaffold, Vvil1.0 ctg.000205F_1_1, whole genome shotgun sequence nucleotide sequence AATCAATGATGGTCCACAAGATCAGGCCAGCTCATTGACAACTCTTATAAAACCCAAAATATAACAGAGCAATGAAGCCACTAGGCCATCCATGTACTATCATATTTTAATGAGCTCGTGCTTCTTGCCTCAATAATAATTGTACAAATTATCCAAAAAAGGGAGAAACATTATCAGTGTTGTGCATGTAGGGAAGAGATGCCCAAAGAAGATAATTTAGTCATTATTGGCAAATGAATGTGTGGTAGAAAATGAGGCACGACACATACCATATACAAAAGTCTTGTCTATAAATTAATACATGTAAGAATGAACTCATGCAAGTTGCAACACAACACTACACCAACCTAGCTAGTTCTTTCAATTCATTCAAGCATTATGGCTTATGCTAAGCTCTCTCTTTTGCCTCTCTTCTTACTAGCCACATTTTGTATGTATTCTATCTTTACTTCTTACTATGCATATACATACTTATGTATCTgtgttttgtatatatttttgtaaCTAACTTTGGCATCATCATATGCAGTATTAATGTTCCCAATGAAGGAGGTAGAAGCAGTTTGTCCAATTGCATGTTTTCTATATAAGCCAAAAGGATGTGGTGATGGTTGTAAATGTGTCCCCGCTTCACTAACTTCTGGGGTATGTGTTAAAGCGTCATTTCAACATGTTACTATGATGGTGGAGAAACACCCTAACTTATGTGAGTCTCATGCTGATTGCACCAAAAAAGAAAGTGGGAGCTTTTGCGCTCGTTTTCCAAATTCAGAGATTGAGTATGGATGGTGTTTTGACTCTAACTCTGAAGCTGAAGCCTCATTCAAGAATGCTCTTAGCTCTGAATTCTCAAACTTGTTGAAGATGCCTTTAGATGCTTCCACTTAATATGGACAACAAAAACCATGCATGCATGCATGATCTATCTATACTTAAATAAAATTGCTATGTCTGTCTTTATTTCCAACTAAGTTTGGATTTCTTAGACacttaaatttcaaaaataatgtATGTATGTGTGTGGGTATGTACTTTGTTATCTATGTTTTTACTTTGCAAGTAATGGATTCTAATGACTCTATGTATGTTTTCTTGAATCCTTTAATGAGTATTGGAGCATGATTTGCATATGATGTTGGTTGGCCCATTTTGTACCAAAGTTCTCTCTAAACTAGTTTATTtccttttgtatattttttttggaaCAAATGGACTTAAGTTAATTTTTTAGGAGTTGTTAATTTTGATGGTAggatagaacaaaaataaatagcATAAAGGATTTGGATGTGACACTGCTAAAAATACATCAAGACAGATTTGAAGACAATTGTTATAGACAAATTGGGACAGTTCATGAAGAAAAAAGAGCAATATTTTATTTcccattttcaatatttttttacttctaaaaaaataaaaattagtctcGATTGACATATAAGACTTTCTCGATTGATACATAAAAATTAATGTTGTATGATGATAtgacatagcgacgtgattgtgaagtgatgcattcttatgaatgacgatgattttgttgttgttgaagttcgacattatattaaTAATGTTCGATGGTaatttagacgatgttgtgaagtattgtttatgtgtttgtggatgtgtgtCATtgtgtcgcatccattgcataagcGTTCTTTAGCCTGagaatggcaacgactattaacctgaaagatggcaacgactattagcctgaaaatggcaacgacTATGGCCCAATGGTAATGATTGagatgggagttttactccgaatgataccacatgcatttgcataagtcgagtcataTTTAGATTGCATTTGATGTTGCTTGAATGTGTGTTTGTTGTTGCgacgtgatgatgagatgttttttGTGACATGATGATAGTATAATTATGAAATTGAACatgttgtcttaattgattaatgatattgttgccgttttgaaagttgtactacattgataagttgttttgagATGAAAGTGCTgtgagatgttatgtgatgcgaagtggtgagattatgtatgatctatatctcctatattatttatcatgcattcctttatattataagatatctcacccctttgctgatatttcccctaccatgggaaatgggcaggtactcaagcttagtcgtggatgttcgaggttattgatgtgaagtctttatgttgctttatggcaagttgagttggtgtccattgctctgatacgtagcactcggggggattagtcgttattgtTTAATTGTTGTATACTATGATGACATTTGTTTTAAGTTGAATATAAAGATGTTTACATGTCGTAATTGGAAGTTGTTGGATAAAGTTTTATTTTTCGAaagctatgtatctttattaaatgcaatataagtatgtttgtttggttaagtcgaaataTGACGtcccatcgtttgatgaatatttttatatgcactctgattttcgcttataattgcgggatagaattggggtgttacatttagtGGTATCAGAGAAGGTCTttctgtccggccaatgttgtctaatgttgtttattcccgtgtacgtgacgagtgtgtgaaacactgtcggtacttgttgttctttttatcgtttgtctgcaggagttggtttgaagctaagtgggggagaagctatgcttctcggatatgttgtaAGGTGTTAGTATATTGCTGCTGTCGGCGACAATGCAAGTGTCGAGGGAGTTTGTTGTTTCTCGAATCGAAGATGACTTGgaatttaagattttggttgctAGTTAAGTTGGAATCTCTTGAGGAAGAGGATGATCAAGAATTATTGATGTTCACttctcgaaggatgaggagcTATGTAGCGGTTGTTGGTATACGAGTGTGGTGCAAGTTACAGATGTTTCTGAAGGTAACTGTAAGTAatggaaataaattctagaagatggaatttagaaagttgcgatgttccaacgctactgatggactgtgaagctGTAAGTTGTGTATCCTTACGTAAGATACCGATGTTGGTTCAGTGATTAAGTAAGGTACTGTTGTAGACCTTGATGAAGATTGTTGTAAGTGATTGAGGCAGTAGTAGAAGCTGTTGAAGCTGTTGAAACATTTTGAAGCGCGAGTGAGAATTGGAAATGCGGAGAGATGAACATGATTTTTATAATAAGAAGTGTTCATAATGGCGTACAAGAATTTTGTTCTGATGTACCGTCAGAGGTGCTTAAGGAAGTAGCTGCAAGACGTTGGTGTTAGTTTTGTTCGGAAGATTTTGGAAGATTAGTGGATTATGGAATTATAGTGCTTCTGGTGATATGAGTACAAGTTAGAGaagaacattattaatgttggtaatgatggtttatacccCATTATGGTTGTCGTTTATCTATTggaaaattgaggacttgatcacccttaatcacttgttgatagtagacgaaatcgtgGTTGGATGGCATAGACGtatcttgctagcttgatagtgcATAAAGGGATGAATGTTATGTCGTGAAGATATCTGGTTAGTGTGAATTAACGGAAAAGTATCCATGAATGGTTGAGAAGTAATGAACAGGTCAGAGAAGCTGGTTTATAGGCGAGATAACATCTCAAAgtgaaggattgagaatgtcgagtGCACAACGATTTTTGTGATGGATGTTTAAGGAAGTCTGAACTAGATTAAGACTTGTGAACCATGTAATTGACGGAAAGATATTATGTGGACGGTGGCTTAAGatgaattatcagagttgcgcagcggatgtgtaaggtggcgcagttgctatgcgtgtgtgtttgttagaggtgaagaacTAGGTATCAGAAGCCTAGGAGAATGATATGTTTGTATCTGCATGTTGGATTTGGTGGACTGTTGAGATAAGAACGAGGTATCGGAAATATGGTATTTTTGCCGAGTTTATAAGGATGATATAAGGGTTGCTAGTTTATGGTGAAGTTGGGTGTATTCATCGGGTAATCTTGTTATATTGATGTTATATGTGATATGGTTTCTGTTATCGTGATATTGTTGTTGGACTATTAAGTAAGAAGTGATACTTCATGCTATGACTGAGTTGGGTATGCTGGCTACATTTATATCATTATAAGATTGATATGATGAGGCGGAGAGAGAGTTGTTGGTGTTTGTTGAAGATTGGCATGTATAATTAAGGGAATGAAAACACGTATGTGCTCTAATGTTGAGAATGTTGCTAATACGATAATGGTATGGCGTTGAACACCTAAGTATATGAGGGTTATGATTGTTACTACCTTAAGAATCATATGTCAAGGTGTTGTTGAGCAGTGATGATTCGGTTgctaagataatgaagtaagatTGCATCTCCACATTTAAgcgtgttattgttgttgctacCATAAGTATTGATAAGTCGGGAGATTCCTAAGGTGGTTAGTAAGTTGTTAGCAAGTATGTCATAGAGATGTCGAATAATTGACATTGGATTTAAGTCGGATTAAGTTGATTCGGTATTCGAAAGTGTTGTCAAACGCAAATGAGAATCGGAGAGTTGGAAGCGAAGTTAAGGATGGTtatgtcggatagattttcgaggacgaaaatattctaatgaagcgggggagagttgtaacgccccgaatttaattaattatttaattaaattaaatcaaggatttattcgttggaattagtcgagGTTGGGATTTATCGGTTTTATTCTAAAGGtgtaattggattaatatgttgatttgagcagttaagtttatggtcggattagtcggagaaatataattgcgagttggtattaaCTAAGTTATGGAGcaattgtagttgtggaatattattggaaataatattatttatgttatgtgattatctatttatgtgtgttatttggcttaattgggTAATaagaggaatattatgaattgggcttAAGTGAAAGAAATATGACACAAAGAGagtggattgtgggttaagcccattagtgagaatgagtagtaagagttagggttatAGAGGTTGGTCCCATAACTCATTTtgtgagaaagaagagaaagaagagaaagaagaggagagctatggcatgaagaggaagatcTCCATTGATAAAGATGAAGCTTTTGATAAGGTAAAGGTCGgtttcttactctctaagggttgacaTGATAATGTTTATGgggggttagattgtatgttattctccatggatgtgtgagttcaaaatgttaggttttgagtgaaatcatttgggtaatgttgtatgtattgatggaaatgatatgttataatgCTTCTTACCATGATTGTATGTGTGGGTTTTGAATTGTAGTATGTTTGGTGGAAAGAATGGGAAAACCTAACTTTTGagatttgggtgaaattcatagaTTTGCATGATTAATGAGGTTTTGATGAATATGGTGGTCCATATGAGTTGTATATATGATATGTATGTGAATTTCGTATGCAATTTTGAGCTAGAACATGGATTTGGGTGTTGGGATGAGAAGGGGGTATGCTGAACTCGTGCAGGGAATGTTTCTGCACTGCGATCGTGGCGCGAACATTAGaaggcggcgcgaactgagtagtTGGTAGGCTACTGACTTGTGGTTCGCGGCGCGTCTGTAGGGTGGCGGCGCGACTGTAGGCAGATTTGAGAAAAATTCAAATATGTGTAACTTTTGATCGGTAACTCCATTTTATGCGtcgttcaaagcgttggaaagctaacgcaatgaactataccatgatgtaatgaaatgattcatatgatatagcctcatattatgtttattaggattaagtgatgaactatgttgtgttaacatgcgAAGTGTGCTCTTTGTTATGAATTGACATAACCATGTtgtggtataacttgatgtatgtttttcgtATGACAATACAAtattattgaaatgataatatgtgcctccattatgatgagataatgatgtatgtgatgatatgcataattgataaagatgttgtatgctatatgcgattaattatgcgtatttgatatgtatgagtcgacgacgatgccatgtgatgaattaacaatatgtatgtctttattaggaagttgaatataacgtgATACGCtaattacttgaattaaggaatatgaagaatttgttgatgttgttggtaatatgatgaattgttgatgtttgttgtaacATGATAAATTGTTGACGTTTGTCGTTAACATgataaattgttgttgttgtaacatgatgaatttttgttgttgttgtaacgtgttgatgtttgttattgttgttgctgcaatatgttgaattgttgttgttgctataaCGTGATGAATTTTTcgtcgttgttgttgtagaccctatggtcctGTTGATAAGCTGTGTTGCGATATGTTGTGAAGTGAATTAATGTTGTATGATGATAtgacatagcgacgtgattgtgaagtgatgcattcttatgaatgacgatgatttttgttgttgttgaagttcgacattatattaaTAATGTTCGATGGTaatttagacgatgttgtgaagtattgtttatgtgtttgtggatgtgtgtCATtgtgtcgcatccattgcataagcGTTCTTTAGCCTGAGAATGGAAACGAAtattagcctgaaagatggcaacgactattagcctgaaaatggcaacgacTATGGCCCAATGGCAATGATTGagatgggagttttactccgaatgataccacatgcatttgcataagtcgagtcacatttaGATTGCATTTGATGTTGCTTGAATGCGTGTTTGTTGTTGCgacgtgatgatgagatgtttgttgtgacatGATGATAGTATAATTATGAAATTGAACatgttgtcttaattgattaatgatattgttgtcgttttgaaagttgtactacattgataagttgttttgagATGAAAGTGCTgtgagatgttatgtgatgcgaagtggtgaaattatgtatgatctatatctcctatattatttatcatgcattcctttatattgtaagatatctcacccctttgctgatatttcccctaccatgggaaatgggcaggtactcaagctTAGTTGTGGATGTTCGgggttattgatgtgaagtctttatgttgctttatggcaagttgagttggtgtccattgctctgatacgtagcactcggggggattagtcttTATTGTTTAATTGTTGTATACTATGATGACATTTGTTTTACGTTGAATATAAAGATGTTTACATGTCGTAATTGGAAATTGTCGGATAAAGTTTTATTTTCCGAAAGCTATGTATCTTTGTTAAAtgtaatataagtatgtttgtttggttaagtcgaaatgtgacgtcccatcgtttgatgaatatttttatatgcactctgattttcgcttataattgcgggatagaattgggggtgttataGTAAGATTTTGAAGTGAGTGTTCACTGGTTATATGAAAGGTG carries:
- the LOC131625307 gene encoding albumin-1-like — translated: MAYAKLSLLPLFLLATFLLMFPMKEVEAVCPIACFLYKPKGCGDGCKCVPASLTSGVCVKASFQHVTMMVEKHPNLCESHADCTKKESGSFCARFPNSEIEYGWCFDSNSEAEASFKNALSSEFSNLLKMPLDAST